A stretch of Hirundo rustica isolate bHirRus1 chromosome 22, bHirRus1.pri.v3, whole genome shotgun sequence DNA encodes these proteins:
- the SLC2A1 gene encoding solute carrier family 2, facilitated glucose transporter member 1, with amino-acid sequence MDTGSKMTARLMLAVGGAVLGSLQFGYNTGVINAPQKVIEDFYNRTWLYRYEEPISPATLTTLWSLSVAIFSVGGMIGSFSVGLFVNRFGRRNSMLMSNILAFVSAVLMGFSKMAFSFEMLILGRFIIGLYSGLTTGFVPMYVGEVSPTALRGALGTFHQLGIVLGILIAQVFGLDLIMGNDSLWPLLLGFIFVPALLQCIILPFAPESPRFLLINRNEENKAKSVLKKLRGTTDVSSDLQEMKEESRQMMREKKVTIMELFRSPMYRQPILIAIVLQLSQQLSGINAVFYYSTSIFEKSGVEQPVYATIGSGVVNTAFTVVSLFVVERAGRRTLHLIGLAGMAGCAILMTIALTLLDQMPWMSYLSIVAIFGFVAFFEIGPGPIPWFIVAELFSQGPRPAAFAVAGLSNWTSNFIVGMGFQYIAQLCGSYVFIIFTVLLVLFFIFTYFKVPETKGRTFDEIASGFRQSGGGQSDKTPDEFHSLGADSQV; translated from the exons atGGACACCGGCAGCAAG ATGACGGCTCGCCTGATGCTGGCTGTGGGAGGAGCGGTGCTGGGCTCCCTCCAGTTCGGATACAACACCGGTGTCATCAATGCCCCACAGAAG GTGATTGAGGATTTCTACAACCGCACGTGGCTGTACCGATATGAGGAGCCCATCAGCCCCGCCACTCTTACCACGCTCTGGTCCCTCTCAGTTGCCATCTTCTCTGTTGGGGGCATGATCGGCTCCTTCTCTGTGGGTCTCTTTGTCAATCGCTTTGGAAG ACGAAATTCCATGCTGATGTCCAACATCCTTGCCTTTGTGTCAGCTGTCCTCATGGGCTTCTCCAAGATGGCTTTCTCTTTTGAGATGCTCATCCTTGGCCGCTTCATCATCGGCCTCTACTCTGGCCTCACTACGGGTTTTGTGCCCATGTACGTGGGTGAGGTGTCCCCTACTGCCCTGCGGGGGGCCTTGGGAACCTTCCACCAGCTTGGCATTGTCCTGGGCATCCTCATTGCACAG gtGTTTGGTTTGGACTTGATCATGGGAAACGACTCTCtctggccactgctgctgggctTCATCTTcgttcctgccctgctgcagtgcATCATCCTGCCCTTTGCCCCTGAGAGCCCCCGCTTCTTGCTCATCAACCGCAACGAGGAGAACAAAGCCAAGAGTG tcCTCAAGAAGCTGCGAGGCACGACGGACGTGAGCAGCGACCTGCAGGAGATGAAGGAGGAGAGCCGGCAGATGATGAGGGAGAAGAAGGTCACCATCATGGAGCTGTTCCGCTCCCCCATGTACCGCCAGCCCATCCTCATCGCCATtgtcctgcagctctcccagcagctctcagggaTCAATGCG GTCTTCTACTACTCCACCAGCATCTTTGAGAAGTCGGGGGTGGAGCAGCCTGTCTATGCCACCATTGGCTCTGGCGTGGTGAACACGGCCTTCACGGTGGTCTCA CTGTTCGTGGTGGAGCGAGCCGGGCGCAGGACCCTGCACCTCATTGGGCTGGCAGGGATGGCTGGATGTGCCATTCTCATGACCATTGCCCTCACGCTGCTG GACCAAATGCCCTGGATGTCCTACCTCAGCATTGTGGCCATCTTTGGGTTTGTGGCCTTCTTTGAGATCGGCCCAGGCCCCATCCCCTGGTTCATCGTGGCGGAGCTGTTCAGCCAAGGCCCCCGTCCTGCTGCTTTTGCCGTGGCTGGGCTCTCCAACTGGACCTCCAACTTCATTGTGGGAATGGGCTTCCAGTACATTGCG CAACTCTGCGGCTCCTACGTCTTCATCATCTTCACGGTGCTGCTCGtgcttttcttcatcttcacctACTTCAAAGTGCCGGAGACCAAAGGCCGGACCTTTGATGAGATTGCCTCAGGCTTCCGGCAGAGTGGGGGTGGCCAGAGTGACAAGACCCCGGATGAGTTCCACAGCCTGGGCGCTGACTCGCAGGTGTAA
- the ZMYND12 gene encoding zinc finger MYND domain-containing protein 12: MAGPPRCELCGARTAPLRCPGCRLTYYCDVSHQKTDWVSIHSHICHLLTPVLGPQPCFHSEKDRKHGKEQLLKRQESLIALALSTAQGFVWAGKPLEAIPAALQALRFSSRVFGSGSAQLVPIYLLLAEASTGTGHLQQAAKYLSQAQWIILQTPDCSAALQSKLHRGLGLFSIAEGNLDQALYHLANEVYLATAEFGLKSVEVSGGYLNMANIFFHQNKMDAANSLYTEVSSLWHDWLLSFLQGHQQVLQAQTEASPFSEDEEGIEDGMTKAQREEGTRVLWAVLKVREQGPLQHPKETVRVLHALAMIHYLGLDLAKARELGMKAFDLAKQLPQQDSLETIGHLLELINAQFSHTT, translated from the exons ATGGCGGGGCCCCCGCGTTGCGAGCTGTGCGGGGCCCGAACGGCCCCGCTGCGTTGCCCCGGCTGCCGCCTCACCTACTACTG TGATGTCTCCCACCAGAAAACCGACTGGGTCAGCATCCACAGCCATATCTGCCACCTGCTCACTCCAGTCCTTGGGCCACAGCCCTGTTTCCATtctgaaaaagacagaaaacatggCAAGGAGCAGCTACTGAAGAGGCAG gaatCCCTCATTGCTTTGGCGttgagcacagcccagggatTTGTGTGGGCAGGGAAGCCGCTGGAAGCAATTCCTGCAGCGCTGCAAGCACTGCGCTTCAGCTCCCGAGTGTTCGGCTCTGGCTCCGCGCAGCTCGTGCCCATTTATCTGCTCCTGGCTGAGGCCTCCACGG GCACTGGCCATCTCCAACAGGCAGCCAAGTATCTCTCCCAAGCCCAGTGGATCATCCTCCAAACCCCAGactgcagtgctgctcttcaATCTAAGTTACACCGTGGTCTGGGACTTTTCTCTATTGCTGAAGGAAACCTGGACCAGGCTTTGTATCACCTGGCCAATGAA GTTTACCTGGCTACTGCTGAGTTTGGACTAAAATCTGTTGAGGTCTCTGGAGGGTACTTAAACATGGCCAACATCTTCTTCCACCAGAATAAAATGGATGCAGCAAACTCACTCTATACTGAG GTGAGCAGCCTCTGGCATGACTGGCTGCTGAGCTTCCTTCAAGGGCACCAGCAGGTCCTCCAGGCCCAGACAGAAGCATCACCGTTCTCCGAGGATGAGGAAGGCATAGAGGACGGGATGA CCAAAGCTCAGCGCGAGGAAGGAACACGGGTGCTGTGGGCAGTGCTGAAGGTCCGAGAACAGGGACCACTGCAGCATCCCAAGGAAACAGTCCGAGTCCTGCATGCCTTGGCCATGATCCACTACCTGGGCCTGGATTTAGCCAAG GCCCGGGAGCTGGGGATGAAAGCCTTTGACCTGGCcaagcagctgccccagcaaGACTCTCTAGAAACCATCGGTCACCTGCTGGAGTTAATTAATGCCCAGTTTTCCCACACCACATAA
- the PPCS gene encoding phosphopantothenate--cysteine ligase isoform X1: MAAAPEKKGKDEDNDLDAAATEGRVRAWAEAQAARGRRVALVTSGGTQVPLEARAVRFLENFSSGRRGAASAEQLVRAGYGVCFLHRARSAFPWARALPPHGPALLDALRLTPGPPPGVAADPAALPALLPALREYQRATEAGALLAIEFTGLVEYLALLRAAARALAPLGSSVMFYLAAAVSDFYIPVSEMPEHKIQSSEGPLQITMKLVPKMLSPLVRDWAPEAFVISFKLETDPQILLDKSRQALEKYRHQVVVANVLESRRTSVIIVTRDSQTPLSLSDEEIAQGMEIEEKIVSYLQGQHMAFIERKG, encoded by the exons ATGGCGGCAGCGCCGGAGAAGAAGGGCAAGGACGAGGACAACGACTTGGATGCGGCGGCGACCGAGGGCCGGGTGCGGGCTTGGGCGGAGGCGCAGGCGGCACGCGGGCGGCGCGTGGCTCTGGTGACGTCGGGCGGGACGCAGGTGCCGCTGGAGGCGCGCGCCGTGCGCTTCCTGGAGAACTTCAGCAGCGGCCGGCGCGGGGCCGCCTCTGCCGAGCAGCTGGTGCGGGCGGGGTACGGCGTGTGCTTCCTGCACCGCGCCCGTTCCGCCTTCCCCTGGGCCCGCGCCCTGCCGCCGCACGGGCCCGCCTTGCTCGACGCGCTCCGCCTCacgccggggccgccgcccggCGTGGCCGCCGACCCCGCCGCTCTGCCCGCGCTGCTGCCCGCGCTCCGCGAGTACCAGCGCGCCACCGAGGCGGGCGCGCTGCTCGCCATCGAGTTCACCGGGCTCGTTGAGTACCTGGCTCTGCTGCGTGCGGCTGCCCGAGCCCTGGCGCCCCTCG GCTCCAGTGTCATGTTCtacctggcagctgctgtgtcGGATTTCTACATCCCTGTCTCCGAGATGCCAGAGCACAAGATCCAGTCCTCGGAGGGGCCCTTGCAG ATCACAATGAAGTTGGTGCCAAAAATGTTGTCACCCCTGGTCAGAGACTGGGCCCCTGAGGCCTTTGTGATTTCCTTCAAATTGGAGACAGATCCCCAGATCCTTCTGGATAAATCTCGGCAGGCTCTGGAGAAATACCGGCACCAGGTGGTGGTGGCCAATGTCCTGGAATCCCGGAGAACCTCTGTCATCATTGTCACCAGGGACTCACAGACTCCCTTATCCTTGTCTGACGAGGAAATAGCACAAGGCATGGAAATAGAGGAGAAGATTGTGAGTTACCTCCAGGGCCAGCACATGGCCTTTATAGAGAGAaaaggctga
- the PPCS gene encoding phosphopantothenate--cysteine ligase isoform X2: protein MFYLAAAVSDFYIPVSEMPEHKIQSSEGPLQITMKLVPKMLSPLVRDWAPEAFVISFKLETDPQILLDKSRQALEKYRHQVVVANVLESRRTSVIIVTRDSQTPLSLSDEEIAQGMEIEEKIVSYLQGQHMAFIERKG from the exons ATGTTCtacctggcagctgctgtgtcGGATTTCTACATCCCTGTCTCCGAGATGCCAGAGCACAAGATCCAGTCCTCGGAGGGGCCCTTGCAG ATCACAATGAAGTTGGTGCCAAAAATGTTGTCACCCCTGGTCAGAGACTGGGCCCCTGAGGCCTTTGTGATTTCCTTCAAATTGGAGACAGATCCCCAGATCCTTCTGGATAAATCTCGGCAGGCTCTGGAGAAATACCGGCACCAGGTGGTGGTGGCCAATGTCCTGGAATCCCGGAGAACCTCTGTCATCATTGTCACCAGGGACTCACAGACTCCCTTATCCTTGTCTGACGAGGAAATAGCACAAGGCATGGAAATAGAGGAGAAGATTGTGAGTTACCTCCAGGGCCAGCACATGGCCTTTATAGAGAGAaaaggctga
- the PPCS gene encoding phosphopantothenate--cysteine ligase isoform X3 → MPEHKIQSSEGPLQITMKLVPKMLSPLVRDWAPEAFVISFKLETDPQILLDKSRQALEKYRHQVVVANVLESRRTSVIIVTRDSQTPLSLSDEEIAQGMEIEEKIVSYLQGQHMAFIERKG, encoded by the exons ATGCCAGAGCACAAGATCCAGTCCTCGGAGGGGCCCTTGCAG ATCACAATGAAGTTGGTGCCAAAAATGTTGTCACCCCTGGTCAGAGACTGGGCCCCTGAGGCCTTTGTGATTTCCTTCAAATTGGAGACAGATCCCCAGATCCTTCTGGATAAATCTCGGCAGGCTCTGGAGAAATACCGGCACCAGGTGGTGGTGGCCAATGTCCTGGAATCCCGGAGAACCTCTGTCATCATTGTCACCAGGGACTCACAGACTCCCTTATCCTTGTCTGACGAGGAAATAGCACAAGGCATGGAAATAGAGGAGAAGATTGTGAGTTACCTCCAGGGCCAGCACATGGCCTTTATAGAGAGAaaaggctga
- the PPCS gene encoding phosphopantothenate--cysteine ligase isoform X4, with protein MKLVPKMLSPLVRDWAPEAFVISFKLETDPQILLDKSRQALEKYRHQVVVANVLESRRTSVIIVTRDSQTPLSLSDEEIAQGMEIEEKIVSYLQGQHMAFIERKG; from the coding sequence ATGAAGTTGGTGCCAAAAATGTTGTCACCCCTGGTCAGAGACTGGGCCCCTGAGGCCTTTGTGATTTCCTTCAAATTGGAGACAGATCCCCAGATCCTTCTGGATAAATCTCGGCAGGCTCTGGAGAAATACCGGCACCAGGTGGTGGTGGCCAATGTCCTGGAATCCCGGAGAACCTCTGTCATCATTGTCACCAGGGACTCACAGACTCCCTTATCCTTGTCTGACGAGGAAATAGCACAAGGCATGGAAATAGAGGAGAAGATTGTGAGTTACCTCCAGGGCCAGCACATGGCCTTTATAGAGAGAaaaggctga